The Aeromicrobium yanjiei genome includes a region encoding these proteins:
- a CDS encoding MATE family efflux transporter encodes MRLRADVDRQILAVAVPAFFALVTEPLMLLADTAIIGHLGTPELAGLAAAAVVLGTVVGLCVFLAYGSTAAVARHHGAGEVSAAYGLAISSLWLAAGLGAVLGIGLAATSGPLSAAVSSSQAVADLAQQYLLVSTLGLPAVLVVLAATGAMRGSLDLRTPLVVTVVANVVNVVLNVGLVYGLDWGVRGAATGTVLAQWLAAAWLVAVIVRRSRRAAAPLAPRVGEILDAARQGVPLIVRTLTLRVSIVLATLVAADLGDVPLAAHQIAAALVGFLAFGLDAIAIAGQTLTGRALGAGDAGLTRALTRRMMAWGVATGFLAGFVLAVCAPWLPHLFTSDVEVRNALVPALLVVAAIQPLSGLVFVLDGVLIGAGDGVYLAVAGLIVLAAYTPLVLLVAWTGAGFTWLWVAYGGFIAARLATLWHRERGDAWLVLGPGRSAD; translated from the coding sequence ATGCGTCTTCGCGCCGACGTCGATCGGCAGATCTTGGCCGTCGCCGTGCCCGCGTTCTTCGCCCTGGTGACCGAGCCGCTGATGCTGCTCGCCGACACCGCGATCATCGGCCACCTGGGCACCCCCGAGCTGGCCGGGCTGGCAGCCGCCGCCGTGGTGCTCGGGACCGTCGTCGGCCTGTGCGTCTTCCTCGCGTACGGCAGCACCGCGGCCGTCGCCCGCCACCACGGCGCGGGCGAGGTCAGCGCGGCGTACGGCCTCGCGATCAGCAGCCTGTGGCTCGCGGCGGGGCTCGGCGCCGTGCTGGGCATCGGCCTCGCCGCGACGAGCGGGCCCCTGTCCGCGGCGGTCTCCAGCTCGCAGGCCGTCGCGGACCTGGCCCAGCAGTACCTGCTCGTGTCGACCCTCGGCCTGCCCGCCGTGCTGGTGGTGCTGGCGGCGACCGGCGCGATGCGCGGCAGCCTCGACCTGCGCACCCCGCTGGTCGTGACCGTCGTGGCCAACGTCGTCAACGTCGTGCTCAACGTGGGGCTCGTCTACGGACTCGACTGGGGAGTGCGCGGGGCCGCGACCGGGACCGTGCTGGCCCAGTGGCTCGCCGCAGCGTGGCTCGTGGCGGTGATAGTGCGGCGTTCACGGCGGGCGGCAGCACCCCTGGCGCCCCGCGTGGGCGAGATCCTCGACGCCGCACGCCAGGGCGTCCCCCTGATCGTCAGGACGTTGACGCTCCGCGTCTCGATCGTCCTGGCCACGCTCGTCGCAGCAGACCTCGGCGACGTCCCGCTCGCGGCGCACCAGATCGCTGCCGCGCTCGTCGGCTTCCTCGCCTTCGGGCTCGACGCGATCGCGATCGCCGGCCAGACCCTGACCGGACGTGCCCTGGGCGCGGGCGACGCCGGCCTGACCCGGGCGCTGACCCGCCGGATGATGGCATGGGGCGTCGCCACCGGGTTCCTGGCCGGGTTCGTGCTGGCCGTCTGCGCACCGTGGCTGCCGCACCTGTTCACCTCCGACGTCGAGGTGCGCAACGCCCTGGTGCCCGCGCTGCTCGTCGTGGCAGCGATCCAGCCGCTCTCGGGGCTGGTCTTCGTGCTCGACGGGGTGCTCATCGGGGCCGGGGACGGCGTCTACCTGGCCGTCGCGGGACTCATCGTCCTCGCGGCGTACACGCCGCTCGTCCTGCTGGTCGCCTGGACCGGGGCCGGCTTCACCTGGCTCTGGGTCGCCTACGGCGGATTCATCGCGGCACGGCTCGCGACCCTGTGGCACCGCGAGCGCGGCGACGCCTGGCTGGTCCTCGGGCCCGGTCGTTCGGCAGACTGA
- a CDS encoding alpha/beta hydrolase, whose translation MTRTEEPTPGRHIDVRGEGPVVLLWHGRGADSRGVLDALSELIAAHGLTVVTPDWDAGHPDGGRADLLTSVRRAREIAAEQGQDPDTIVVAGWSLGGVAAVSLALNASRIGAGVGGLVLIAPADGPRALDPLTGQPLPTELPSGAGRCRVDIVYGEDDTITPPDMVCGLELRLRAAGWSTSLHAIDADHGEVVGATYDERRDAFVPARTERARDGARTVAQIVAAATSSS comes from the coding sequence ATGACGCGCACCGAGGAGCCCACACCCGGACGACACATCGACGTACGAGGTGAGGGCCCCGTCGTCCTGCTGTGGCACGGCCGCGGGGCAGACTCCCGCGGCGTCCTGGACGCCCTGAGCGAGCTGATCGCGGCGCACGGCCTGACCGTGGTGACCCCCGACTGGGACGCCGGCCACCCCGACGGCGGGCGAGCCGACCTGCTGACGTCGGTGCGCAGGGCCCGGGAGATCGCGGCCGAGCAAGGCCAGGACCCCGACACGATCGTCGTGGCCGGCTGGTCGCTCGGCGGGGTCGCCGCCGTCAGCCTCGCGCTCAACGCCTCGCGCATCGGCGCCGGCGTGGGCGGGCTGGTGCTCATCGCCCCCGCCGACGGTCCGCGCGCGCTCGACCCCCTCACCGGGCAGCCACTGCCCACCGAGCTGCCGTCCGGAGCCGGCCGCTGCCGCGTCGACATCGTGTACGGCGAGGACGACACCATCACCCCGCCCGACATGGTGTGCGGGCTCGAGCTGCGGCTGCGGGCCGCGGGCTGGTCCACGTCACTGCACGCGATCGACGCGGACCACGGCGAGGTGGTCGGCGCGACGTACGACGAGCGGCGCGATGCCTTCGTCCCCGCGCGTACGGAGCGCGCCCGGGACGGCGCGCGCACCGTCGCGCAGATCGTCGCTGCGGCTACTTCTTCTTCGTGA
- a CDS encoding ABC transporter substrate-binding protein encodes MRTPVAAAASLLLAGSLVLSGCTGSSNDDEDKPTATPSTDSNKALPSTAWQDADPADVAAGGTLRLAATTLPTNFNPLQADSANSDAARILAPTTGGAIRITADGGWMVDPDYARSVEVVDKSPLKIRVALNPDAVWQGGTPITAADMTAFWKAQNGSDDDFEVISSAGYDDISGVKQGRDRFSYTVTFDEPTAEWPLYVYPRLPKNFSSSPKLFNQAFRKRAIPSNGPFLVSSIDTRKGLIVQRPNPRWWGAKPKLAGVTWNIADPGLQAEAYVDGGLDAVDLEASTYAKAKGTGVVQRAAGIEWSQVTLNGGRGALKDVAVRRAVARAINRVPIAVTTARALGGPPAPLGSLLLLPGQKGYRDSSDPIAYEPDRAEEILDDAGYAKGANGMRSKRGKPLELIMPVPKDTPTSSARAKAIAADLEQVGIRVKRRSAPTGVDFYEKIVIPLDFDLVTFQRRGSAFPITAAKPLYYPIDSPQNFTGIGPKRIGQGFDAVIRTLGDERRLTRIAKLDEWLLEEVPAVPLAVTPIVVAVRKDVVNYGAAQFEQPDWTRVGFTKKK; translated from the coding sequence ATGCGTACCCCCGTCGCAGCGGCCGCGTCCCTCCTCCTCGCCGGGAGCCTCGTGCTCTCCGGGTGCACAGGCTCGTCCAACGACGACGAGGACAAGCCGACCGCGACGCCGTCCACCGACAGCAACAAGGCACTGCCCAGCACGGCCTGGCAGGACGCCGATCCGGCCGATGTCGCCGCTGGCGGCACCCTGCGCCTGGCAGCCACCACGCTGCCCACCAACTTCAATCCGCTGCAGGCCGACTCGGCCAACTCCGATGCCGCGCGGATCCTCGCCCCGACCACCGGCGGCGCCATCCGCATCACCGCCGACGGTGGCTGGATGGTCGATCCCGACTACGCCCGTTCGGTCGAGGTCGTCGACAAGAGCCCGCTGAAGATCCGCGTCGCGCTCAACCCCGACGCGGTCTGGCAGGGCGGCACCCCGATCACCGCAGCCGACATGACCGCGTTCTGGAAGGCGCAGAACGGCTCCGACGACGACTTCGAGGTCATCTCGAGTGCGGGCTACGACGACATCTCGGGCGTCAAGCAAGGCCGCGACAGATTCTCCTACACGGTGACGTTCGACGAGCCCACGGCCGAGTGGCCGCTCTACGTCTACCCGCGGCTGCCCAAGAACTTCTCCTCCTCGCCCAAGCTGTTCAACCAGGCGTTCCGCAAGCGGGCGATCCCCTCCAACGGCCCGTTCCTGGTCTCCTCGATCGACACCCGCAAGGGCCTCATCGTCCAGCGCCCCAATCCGCGCTGGTGGGGGGCCAAGCCCAAGCTGGCGGGTGTCACGTGGAACATCGCCGATCCCGGCCTGCAGGCCGAGGCGTACGTCGACGGCGGCCTCGACGCGGTCGACCTGGAGGCCTCGACGTACGCCAAGGCCAAGGGCACCGGGGTCGTGCAGCGCGCGGCGGGCATCGAGTGGTCGCAGGTCACGCTCAACGGCGGCCGGGGCGCGCTCAAGGACGTCGCCGTACGACGTGCGGTCGCCCGCGCGATCAACCGCGTGCCGATCGCGGTCACGACCGCGAGGGCTCTTGGCGGGCCTCCCGCACCCCTGGGCAGCCTGCTCCTGCTGCCGGGCCAGAAGGGCTACCGCGACTCCTCCGATCCCATCGCGTACGAGCCGGACCGCGCGGAGGAGATCCTCGACGACGCCGGCTATGCCAAGGGTGCCAACGGCATGCGCTCCAAGCGCGGCAAGCCACTCGAGCTGATCATGCCGGTGCCCAAGGACACCCCGACCAGCAGCGCCCGTGCCAAGGCCATCGCCGCAGACCTCGAGCAAGTCGGCATCAGGGTCAAGCGGCGCTCCGCCCCCACCGGGGTGGACTTCTACGAGAAGATCGTCATCCCGCTCGACTTCGACCTGGTGACCTTCCAGCGGCGCGGATCGGCCTTCCCGATCACCGCGGCCAAGCCGCTGTACTACCCGATCGACTCACCCCAGAACTTCACCGGCATCGGTCCCAAGCGCATCGGCCAGGGGTTCGACGCCGTCATCAGGACCCTCGGCGACGAGCGGCGCCTCACGCGCATCGCCAAGCTCGACGAGTGGCTGCTCGAGGAGGTGCCGGCCGTCCCCCTGGCCGTGACCCCGATCGTGGTCGCGGTGCGCAAGGACGTGGTCAACTACGGTGCTGCGCAGTTCGAGCAGCCCGACTGGACCCGCGTCGGGTTCACGAAGAAGAAGTAG
- the rplI gene encoding 50S ribosomal protein L9, with product MKLILTHEVTNLGTPGDIVEVKDGYGRNFLLPRNFAIRWSKGAAKQVESIKAARDAHAVHDLEEAKSIKGNLESSPINVPVRAGAGGRLFGAVTVSDIAEALAEAGAKVDKRRIEVGNPIKSLGAHTVAVRVHPEVSAQVKLNVVASK from the coding sequence ATGAAGCTCATCCTCACGCACGAGGTCACGAACCTCGGAACCCCCGGCGACATCGTCGAGGTCAAGGACGGCTACGGCCGCAACTTCCTGCTGCCGCGCAACTTCGCCATCCGGTGGAGCAAGGGCGCTGCCAAGCAGGTCGAGTCGATCAAGGCTGCGCGCGACGCGCACGCCGTGCACGATCTCGAGGAAGCCAAGAGCATCAAGGGCAACCTCGAGTCCTCGCCGATCAACGTCCCGGTTCGCGCCGGTGCGGGCGGACGCCTGTTCGGCGCCGTCACGGTCTCCGACATCGCCGAGGCGCTGGCCGAGGCCGGTGCCAAGGTCGACAAGCGTCGTATCGAGGTCGGCAACCCGATCAAGTCGCTCGGCGCCCACACCGTGGCCGTGCGTGTTCACCCCGAGGTGAGCGCGCAGGTCAAGCTCAACGTGGTGGCCTCCAAGTAG
- the rpsR gene encoding 30S ribosomal protein S18, translating to MAKPVVRKPKKKSNPLAAAKVTEINYKDTALLRKFISDRGKIRARRVTGVTVQEQRLIAKAIKNAREMALLPYTTTGR from the coding sequence ATGGCAAAGCCAGTCGTCCGGAAGCCGAAGAAGAAGAGCAACCCGCTCGCTGCGGCCAAGGTCACCGAAATCAACTACAAGGACACCGCGCTGCTGCGCAAGTTCATCTCGGACCGCGGCAAGATCCGCGCGCGCCGCGTCACGGGTGTCACCGTCCAGGAGCAGCGCCTCATCGCGAAGGCCATCAAGAACGCCCGCGAGATGGCTCTGCTTCCCTACACGACCACCGGTCGTTAA
- a CDS encoding single-stranded DNA-binding protein, with product MAGETNITVVGNLTNDPELKFTPSGAAVANFTVASTPRTFDRQTNEWKDGDALFIRCDAWRQLAENVAESLQKGQRVIVTGALKVRNYERQDGSKGTSVEMTVDEIGPSLRFATAKTSRVNRSGGGDFGGGGGGNSGGGFGGGNSGGGGFGGGAPAQGGNDPWSTQPRSGGGSQGGSDWGGNAGTSDEPPF from the coding sequence ATGGCAGGCGAAACCAACATCACCGTCGTCGGCAACCTGACGAACGACCCGGAGCTGAAGTTCACTCCTTCGGGCGCGGCAGTTGCCAACTTCACCGTCGCGTCGACGCCCCGTACGTTCGACCGGCAGACCAACGAGTGGAAGGACGGCGACGCGCTGTTCATCCGCTGTGATGCGTGGCGCCAGCTGGCCGAGAACGTCGCCGAGTCGCTCCAGAAGGGTCAGCGCGTCATCGTGACGGGCGCCCTGAAGGTCCGCAACTACGAGCGGCAGGACGGCTCCAAGGGCACCAGCGTGGAGATGACGGTCGACGAGATCGGCCCGTCCCTGCGCTTTGCCACGGCCAAGACGAGTCGCGTCAACCGCTCCGGCGGCGGCGACTTCGGCGGCGGTGGCGGCGGCAACTCAGGTGGCGGCTTCGGCGGGGGCAACTCCGGTGGAGGCGGCTTCGGCGGCGGCGCACCGGCCCAGGGCGGCAACGACCCGTGGTCGACGCAGCCCCGCTCCGGCGGCGGCTCGCAGGGTGGATCTGACTGGGGCGGCAACGCGGGAACGTCCGACGAGCCCCCCTTCTAA
- the rpsF gene encoding 30S ribosomal protein S6, which yields MRPYEVMIILDPDLEERTVAPSLDTYLNVVRQDGGSVDNVDVWGKRRLAYEINKKNEGIYAVVTLQAEPATVKELDRQLTLNESVVRTKVTRPDVK from the coding sequence TTGCGCCCGTACGAAGTCATGATCATCCTTGATCCCGACCTCGAAGAACGTACCGTCGCCCCCAGCCTGGACACGTACCTCAACGTCGTGCGCCAGGACGGCGGCTCCGTCGACAACGTCGACGTCTGGGGCAAGCGCCGTCTTGCCTACGAGATCAACAAGAAGAACGAGGGCATCTACGCCGTCGTCACGCTCCAGGCCGAGCCGGCCACGGTCAAGGAGCTCGATCGCCAGCTGACGCTCAACGAGTCCGTTGTGCGTACGAAGGTCACACGTCCCGACGTGAAGTAG
- a CDS encoding molybdenum cofactor biosysynthesis protein: MELEIVALVVSPVHRYEGRPHDGVLPYDGDESPTIVQVRAHRGLVGDRFFGTRHSRYAVTFFAAEQIDWLQDEIAGEGLFPATTEPFDPVLARRNVVTRGLDVDALVRTTFTIDAGHGPIRFISRTAASPCAWMNEVYAPGAHRALRGRGGIRAEPLDDGVLAVGPATIGEISPLSA, translated from the coding sequence GTGGAGCTGGAGATCGTGGCACTGGTGGTCTCACCGGTGCATCGGTACGAGGGGCGCCCGCACGACGGGGTCCTGCCGTACGACGGCGACGAGTCCCCCACGATCGTGCAGGTGCGGGCCCACCGCGGCCTGGTCGGCGACCGGTTCTTCGGCACCCGACACTCCCGCTACGCCGTGACCTTCTTCGCCGCCGAGCAGATCGACTGGCTCCAGGACGAGATCGCCGGCGAGGGGCTGTTCCCTGCCACCACCGAGCCGTTCGACCCCGTGCTCGCCCGCCGCAACGTGGTGACGCGCGGCCTGGACGTCGACGCGCTCGTGCGGACGACCTTCACGATCGACGCGGGCCACGGGCCGATCCGGTTCATCTCGCGCACCGCCGCGAGCCCGTGCGCCTGGATGAACGAGGTGTACGCGCCCGGCGCCCACCGCGCGCTGCGGGGGCGTGGCGGCATCCGCGCCGAGCCGCTGGACGACGGCGTCCTCGCCGTCGGCCCCGCCACGATCGGCGAGATCAGCCCTCTCAGCGCGTAG
- the hrpB gene encoding ATP-dependent helicase HrpB → MDSPPDLPVLAGLPALTAALHARGVAVVQAPPGTGKTTLVPPAVAAMLARDGGRVVVTQPRRIAARAAARRLAGLLGERVGETVGHTVRGDRAVGPGTRIEFVTTGVLLRRLQRDPELPGVAAVVLDEVHERQLDADLTLAFLVDVRATVRDDLLLVAMSATVEAERTAATIDPGPAPIIDVPGALHPVAQHWAAPPPGVLPVDERGVPPRFLDHVAATVREAVSAETGDVLVFVPGVGEVDGVMRRLSGLPGVDVVALHGRLRPAEQDLALTRGPRRRVVVSTAVAESSLTVPGVRVVVDAGLSREPRTDQVRGLPALVTVRVSRSAAEQRAGRAGREAPGAVYRCWSRAEHTHLDPHPAPEIAVADLTGFCLELAAWGDVDASGLALLDPPPAAALETARDTLVELGALDDAGAITARGRAMAQIPADPRLARALLDGAEAVGAHRAAEVVALLDDDVRAPGGDLVAALRMMRRGGPTARSWSDAVARLESLLPERPRRTELTDDLAVGTVVALAHPGRIARRRPGGTAYLMVSGTGASFRAADPALAGVPWIAIADAERRPGARDATIRSAAPIDEDIALDAASGTWTEADEVVWTNGRIVARRVTRLGAIELSAAPLNDPPPDAVAAAVADGLSREGLDLLPWSDAAVALRRRMAFLHHAVGDPWPDVGDEALLAGIDAWLGPALARVRGSRDLARLDVLGALRRLLPWPEAGRLDELAPERVTLPKGSTARVEYGPTGTEQPLVSVRLQEAFGWTETPRLAGGRVPLLLHLLTPARRPAAVTADLGSFWAGPYRQVRAELRGRYPKHAWPEDPTR, encoded by the coding sequence CTGGACAGCCCGCCCGACCTCCCGGTCCTGGCGGGGCTGCCAGCACTGACCGCGGCGCTGCATGCCAGGGGCGTCGCTGTGGTGCAGGCGCCTCCGGGCACCGGCAAGACGACGCTCGTCCCGCCCGCGGTGGCGGCGATGCTGGCCCGGGACGGTGGCCGGGTCGTGGTCACGCAGCCGCGGCGGATCGCCGCACGGGCGGCCGCGCGCCGACTCGCGGGCCTGCTCGGCGAACGGGTCGGTGAGACGGTGGGCCACACGGTCCGCGGTGACCGGGCCGTCGGCCCGGGCACCCGCATCGAGTTCGTGACGACCGGGGTGCTGCTGCGCCGGCTGCAGCGGGATCCCGAGCTGCCGGGGGTCGCGGCGGTCGTCCTCGACGAGGTGCACGAGCGGCAGCTCGACGCCGACCTGACGCTCGCCTTCCTGGTCGACGTCCGCGCCACGGTGCGGGACGACCTGCTGCTCGTCGCGATGTCGGCCACCGTCGAGGCCGAGCGCACCGCGGCGACGATCGATCCCGGTCCGGCCCCGATCATCGACGTCCCCGGTGCGTTGCACCCGGTGGCCCAGCACTGGGCGGCCCCGCCGCCCGGCGTGCTGCCGGTCGACGAGCGCGGGGTGCCGCCGCGCTTCCTCGACCACGTCGCGGCGACGGTCCGCGAGGCGGTGTCGGCCGAGACCGGCGACGTGCTGGTGTTCGTCCCGGGCGTCGGCGAGGTGGACGGGGTGATGCGACGGCTGTCCGGCCTCCCGGGCGTCGACGTGGTCGCCCTGCACGGCCGACTCCGTCCCGCCGAGCAGGACCTGGCACTCACCCGTGGACCGCGACGGCGGGTGGTGGTGTCGACCGCCGTTGCCGAGTCGTCGCTGACCGTGCCGGGCGTACGCGTGGTGGTCGACGCCGGGCTGTCGCGCGAGCCGCGCACCGATCAGGTCCGCGGGCTGCCCGCGCTCGTGACCGTGCGGGTCAGCCGGTCGGCGGCCGAGCAGCGCGCCGGCCGAGCCGGGCGGGAGGCACCCGGTGCCGTCTACCGGTGCTGGTCGCGGGCCGAGCACACCCATCTGGACCCCCACCCGGCCCCGGAGATCGCGGTGGCGGACCTGACCGGCTTCTGCCTCGAGCTGGCTGCGTGGGGCGATGTCGACGCGAGCGGTCTCGCTCTTCTCGACCCGCCGCCTGCCGCCGCCCTCGAGACGGCCCGGGACACGCTGGTCGAGCTCGGCGCGCTCGACGACGCGGGCGCGATCACGGCACGGGGGCGGGCGATGGCGCAGATCCCGGCTGATCCCCGTCTGGCCCGGGCGCTGCTCGACGGCGCCGAGGCGGTGGGTGCGCACCGGGCGGCAGAGGTCGTCGCGCTGCTCGACGACGACGTCCGCGCTCCGGGCGGCGACCTGGTCGCGGCGCTGCGCATGATGCGCCGGGGAGGACCGACCGCTCGTTCGTGGTCGGACGCCGTGGCGCGGCTGGAGTCGCTGCTGCCGGAGCGCCCGCGCCGTACCGAGCTGACCGACGACCTCGCGGTCGGCACCGTCGTGGCGCTCGCGCACCCCGGCCGCATCGCACGGCGCCGGCCGGGCGGCACGGCGTACCTCATGGTGTCGGGAACGGGGGCGTCGTTCCGCGCCGCCGACCCGGCGCTCGCGGGGGTGCCGTGGATCGCGATCGCCGACGCCGAGCGCCGGCCCGGGGCGCGCGACGCGACGATCCGCTCGGCAGCGCCCATCGACGAGGACATCGCGCTTGACGCGGCGTCCGGGACGTGGACCGAGGCCGACGAGGTGGTGTGGACGAACGGCCGGATCGTGGCCCGCCGGGTCACCCGCCTCGGCGCGATCGAGCTCTCCGCCGCCCCCCTGAACGATCCGCCGCCCGACGCCGTCGCCGCGGCGGTCGCGGACGGGCTCTCCCGCGAGGGCCTGGACCTGCTGCCCTGGAGCGACGCGGCCGTCGCCCTGCGCCGGAGGATGGCCTTCCTCCACCACGCCGTGGGCGATCCGTGGCCCGACGTCGGCGACGAGGCGCTGCTGGCCGGCATCGACGCCTGGCTCGGACCTGCCCTGGCGCGGGTGCGGGGCAGCCGCGACCTCGCCCGCCTCGACGTCCTCGGCGCGCTGCGCAGGCTGCTGCCGTGGCCCGAGGCGGGACGTCTCGACGAGCTGGCCCCCGAGCGGGTGACCCTGCCCAAGGGCTCGACGGCCAGGGTCGAGTACGGGCCGACCGGCACCGAGCAGCCCCTCGTCTCGGTCCGCCTGCAAGAGGCGTTCGGCTGGACCGAGACGCCCCGGCTCGCGGGCGGGCGGGTCCCGCTGCTGCTGCACCTGCTGACCCCGGCACGCCGACCGGCCGCGGTCACCGCCGACCTGGGGTCGTTCTGGGCCGGGCCCTACCGGCAGGTCCGTGCCGAGCTGCGCGGGCGCTACCCCAAGCACGCGTGGCCCGAGGACCCTACGCGCTGA
- the mgrA gene encoding L-glyceraldehyde 3-phosphate reductase — protein MTEERYYADPVPDLHRPYVAAEDRYQQLDYRRVGTSGLLLPPISLGLWWNFGDNRPFDTQREVLRHAFDKGITHFDLANNYGPPYGSAEENFGRMMRTDFKPYRDELILSTKAGWDMWPGPYGKLGSRKYLLSSLDASLERMSVDYVDIFYSHRVDPGTPLEETITALDTAVGQGKALYAGISSYSPERTAEAVAIARDLGTPLVIHQPSYSMLNRWVEGGLLTVLNEHGLGAIGFSPLAQGLLTDRYLGDDPVERAVDRVSLDEGVLTKENVERLQGLAGIAKKRGQSLAQMAISWILRPGGVTSALIGASSTEQLDENLAAAGQTDFTDEELAAIEQFAGDAEGVDIWKVSAEL, from the coding sequence ATGACCGAAGAGCGCTACTACGCGGACCCCGTTCCTGACCTCCACCGCCCGTACGTCGCCGCCGAGGACCGCTACCAGCAGCTCGACTACCGGCGCGTCGGCACGTCCGGGCTGCTGCTGCCGCCGATCTCGCTCGGCCTGTGGTGGAACTTCGGCGACAACCGCCCCTTCGACACCCAGCGCGAGGTGCTGCGGCACGCATTCGACAAGGGCATCACGCACTTCGACCTGGCCAACAACTACGGCCCGCCCTACGGATCGGCCGAGGAGAACTTCGGCCGGATGATGCGCACGGACTTCAAGCCGTACCGCGATGAGCTGATCCTCTCGACCAAGGCCGGCTGGGACATGTGGCCCGGCCCGTACGGCAAGCTCGGCTCGCGCAAGTACCTCCTGTCGAGCCTGGACGCCTCGCTGGAGCGGATGAGCGTCGACTACGTCGACATCTTCTACTCCCACCGGGTCGACCCGGGCACGCCGCTGGAGGAGACCATCACGGCGCTCGACACCGCGGTCGGCCAGGGCAAGGCGCTCTACGCGGGCATCTCGTCGTACTCGCCCGAGCGCACGGCCGAGGCCGTCGCGATCGCGCGCGACCTGGGCACGCCCCTGGTCATCCACCAGCCGTCCTACTCGATGCTCAACCGCTGGGTCGAGGGCGGACTGCTCACAGTGCTGAATGAGCACGGGCTCGGCGCGATCGGCTTCTCGCCGCTCGCCCAGGGGTTGCTCACCGACCGCTACCTGGGCGACGACCCGGTCGAGCGCGCGGTCGATCGCGTCAGCCTCGACGAGGGCGTGCTGACCAAGGAGAACGTCGAGCGACTGCAGGGGCTCGCGGGCATCGCGAAGAAGCGCGGCCAGTCCCTCGCGCAGATGGCGATCTCGTGGATCCTGCGTCCCGGCGGCGTCACGTCCGCGCTGATCGGCGCCTCGTCGACCGAGCAGCTCGACGAGAACCTCGCGGCGGCCGGGCAGACCGACTTCACCGACGAGGAGCTCGCTGCGATCGAGCAGTTCGCCGGCGATGCCGAGGGCGTCGACATCTGGAAGGTCTCGGCCGAGCTCTGA
- a CDS encoding CG0192-related protein — protein MALLHTADMHPSKIELLRAWVPTQPWFEGDDQLEPVGAYRFDDPDGEVGIETVLVRSGDGPVLQIPLTYRAEPLAGAEEFLVGTTEHTVLGTRWVYDGCGDPVYAAAIVRTIVTGGTQADLERRLSDGTMEPVEPNMRVVGGGSSTEHEPVGLVDVRDADGSTVVVTSGAEVELLRVLGGAWAMGGETLTGTWAGQDEPVLLAVAR, from the coding sequence ATGGCTCTCCTCCACACCGCAGACATGCATCCGAGCAAGATCGAGCTGCTCCGCGCCTGGGTGCCGACCCAGCCGTGGTTCGAGGGCGACGACCAGCTCGAGCCCGTCGGGGCGTACCGGTTCGACGACCCCGACGGCGAGGTCGGGATCGAGACGGTGCTGGTGCGCTCGGGGGACGGGCCCGTCCTGCAGATCCCGTTGACGTACCGGGCCGAGCCGCTGGCGGGAGCCGAGGAGTTCCTGGTCGGCACGACCGAGCACACCGTGCTCGGCACCCGCTGGGTCTACGACGGGTGCGGCGACCCCGTGTACGCGGCCGCGATCGTCCGGACCATCGTGACCGGCGGCACCCAGGCAGACCTGGAGCGCCGGCTGTCCGACGGGACGATGGAGCCGGTCGAGCCCAACATGCGGGTCGTCGGCGGGGGCAGCAGCACCGAGCACGAGCCGGTGGGGCTGGTCGACGTCCGCGACGCCGACGGATCCACGGTCGTGGTGACGTCCGGCGCCGAGGTCGAGCTGCTGCGCGTCCTCGGCGGGGCGTGGGCCATGGGCGGCGAGACGCTGACCGGCACCTGGGCGGGACAGGACGAGCCGGTGCTCCTCGCGGTGGCGCGTTAG